The following are from one region of the Bradyrhizobium sediminis genome:
- a CDS encoding NAD(P)-dependent oxidoreductase — translation MDIGFIGLGKMGFPMARRLVEAGHALVVFDQRKEAVDKLVALGAKAAASPKEVADRAETVLASLPSLQASLEVATGTGGVIEGKMIKRFVDLSTVGSHMAVRIHDLLAKRNIVQLDSPVSGGVGGAEKGTLAVMVSGPKADFEVAKPALDIIGKVFFIGEKPGSAQTMKLANNLLSATAVVATSEAVVMGVKSGLDPNVMIDVINAGSGLNTASRDKFPRSILPRTFDFGFATGLMVKDVRLCLEEMKALGLSMEVAEAVGRLWEVVMREMGPESDFTSAIKPIEQAAGVIVGGKGGHTAK, via the coding sequence ATGGACATCGGATTCATCGGCCTCGGGAAGATGGGCTTTCCCATGGCGCGCCGCCTGGTCGAGGCGGGGCATGCGCTCGTGGTGTTCGACCAGCGCAAGGAGGCCGTCGACAAACTGGTGGCGCTCGGCGCCAAAGCCGCTGCATCGCCGAAAGAGGTCGCCGACCGCGCCGAGACCGTGCTGGCGAGCCTGCCGTCGCTGCAGGCCTCGCTCGAGGTCGCGACCGGCACCGGCGGCGTGATCGAAGGCAAAATGATAAAACGCTTCGTCGATCTCTCCACCGTCGGATCGCACATGGCGGTGCGAATTCACGACCTGCTGGCGAAGCGCAACATCGTGCAGCTCGACAGTCCCGTGAGCGGCGGCGTCGGCGGCGCCGAAAAGGGCACGCTGGCGGTGATGGTGTCGGGGCCGAAAGCGGATTTCGAGGTGGCCAAGCCCGCGCTCGATATCATCGGCAAGGTGTTCTTCATCGGCGAGAAGCCCGGCTCGGCGCAGACCATGAAGCTCGCCAACAATTTGTTGTCGGCGACCGCCGTGGTCGCGACATCGGAGGCCGTGGTGATGGGCGTCAAATCGGGGCTCGATCCCAATGTGATGATCGACGTCATCAATGCCGGCTCGGGGCTCAACACCGCGAGCCGCGACAAGTTTCCGCGCTCGATCCTGCCGCGCACCTTCGATTTCGGCTTTGCCACCGGCCTGATGGTCAAGGACGTGCGGCTCTGCCTCGAGGAAATGAAGGCGCTGGGGCTGTCGATGGAGGTCGCCGAAGCGGTCGGCCGGCTCTGGGAAGTGGTGATGCGCGAGATGGGCCCGGAGTCCGACTTCACCTCGGCGATCAAGCCGATCGAGCAGGCCGCGGGTGTGATCGTCGGCGGCAAGGGTGGCCACACGGCCAAGTGA
- a CDS encoding carboxymuconolactone decarboxylase family protein, whose protein sequence is MDQKTHDKGLEIRKAVLGEAYVANAVKNADEFNKPFQELVTEYCWGAVWGREELPRKTRSMLNLAMISILNRPHELKIHIKGALVNGVTRDEIREIFMQVAIYAGVPAGVDSFRIAREAFAEVDKG, encoded by the coding sequence ATGGACCAGAAGACACACGACAAGGGACTGGAGATTCGCAAGGCGGTGCTGGGCGAGGCCTATGTCGCCAATGCCGTGAAGAACGCCGACGAGTTCAACAAGCCGTTCCAGGAACTGGTCACCGAATATTGCTGGGGCGCGGTGTGGGGCCGCGAGGAACTACCGCGCAAGACCCGCAGCATGCTCAATCTGGCGATGATCTCGATCCTGAACCGGCCGCACGAATTGAAGATCCACATCAAGGGCGCGCTGGTCAATGGCGTGACCAGAGACGAGATTCGCGAAATCTTCATGCAGGTCGCGATCTATGCCGGCGTGCCCGCGGGCGTCGACAGCTTCAGGATCGCGCGCGAAGCGTTTGCGGAAGTCGACAAGGGCTGA
- a CDS encoding TIGR02302 family protein: MSGATPDPSEAARVPDATSRLRLGQALQRAKYAIAWEQTWPHLARLLSLIGLFLVLSWAGLWLALPFLARAIGIGLFVLAALGALLPLIRFRWPSREAGLSRLDRGTGIRHRPATALTDTLATQDPVALALWQAQRERTLASLKRIRAGLPSPRLAIHDPWALRALVVVMMVATYIAAGDERGLRVAAAFDWNGVLAPANVRVDAWVTPPLYTGKPPIILSAANKDAAAPAAGPLPVPAGSTLIVRSSGGTLDMVAGGGVTEAVSTEQAPRGTNEKHFTIAGDGTAHVRAPSGQPQWRFSATADRAPAISLAKDPERQARGSLQMSYRIEDDYGVTEAQARFAARPGDAAKGAAEPRPLFGAPQFSLVLPNARTRNGVGQTVKDLSEDPYAGADVTLTLTAKDEAGNEGKSEPFNMRLPERLFTKPLARALIEQRRILALDANQNGPVYAALDALMIAPHLFMPETGQYLGLYSVARQLEAARTDNALREVVASLWALAVTIEDGNITDVDKALRAAQEALKQALERGASDEEIKKLTENLRAALDNFMRQLAEQLRNNPQQLARPLDPNTRMLSQQDLKNMIDRMERLSRSGDKEAAKQLLEQLQQMLENLQMAQPGQSGDGDMEQALNELGDMIRKQQQLRDKTYRQGQDSRRDRQRGRQGDQSMGDLQQDQEGLRDRLKRLQQELAKRGMGQGQRGEKGQRGEQGQQGQQGEQGDGEDGLGEADSAMGDASGRLGEGNADGAVDSQGKALEALRKGAQSLAESMQQGEGDGQNDGPGQRAGRQQGGGNQQDPLGRPLHGREFGDDFSVKIPGEIDVQRVRRILEELRRRLADPQRPQIELDYIERLLKDY, translated from the coding sequence TTGAGCGGCGCCACCCCCGACCCCTCAGAAGCTGCGCGCGTCCCTGATGCCACCTCGCGGCTGCGACTGGGCCAGGCCCTGCAGCGCGCGAAATACGCGATCGCGTGGGAACAGACCTGGCCACATCTGGCGCGGTTGCTGAGCCTCATCGGGCTGTTTCTGGTGTTGTCCTGGGCCGGATTGTGGCTGGCGCTGCCCTTCCTGGCGCGCGCCATCGGTATTGGCTTGTTCGTGCTCGCAGCGCTCGGGGCGCTGTTGCCGCTCATCCGATTCCGCTGGCCGAGCCGCGAAGCGGGCCTCAGCCGGCTCGACCGCGGCACCGGCATTCGCCATCGCCCGGCAACCGCGCTGACCGATACGCTGGCCACGCAGGATCCGGTCGCGCTGGCGTTGTGGCAGGCGCAACGCGAGCGCACCCTGGCTTCGCTGAAGCGGATCCGCGCCGGCCTGCCGTCGCCGCGGCTGGCGATCCACGATCCCTGGGCGCTGCGCGCGCTGGTCGTGGTGATGATGGTGGCAACCTATATCGCCGCCGGCGATGAGCGCGGCTTGCGCGTCGCCGCGGCGTTCGACTGGAACGGCGTGCTGGCGCCGGCCAATGTCAGGGTCGACGCTTGGGTGACTCCGCCGCTCTACACCGGCAAGCCCCCGATCATCCTGTCGGCGGCGAACAAGGATGCCGCGGCGCCCGCCGCGGGTCCGTTGCCGGTTCCGGCGGGCTCTACGCTGATCGTGCGCTCGAGCGGGGGCACGCTCGATATGGTGGCCGGCGGCGGCGTCACCGAAGCTGTGTCCACCGAGCAGGCGCCCAGGGGCACCAACGAGAAGCATTTCACCATCGCCGGCGATGGAACCGCGCATGTCCGCGCGCCCTCCGGGCAGCCGCAATGGCGCTTCAGCGCCACCGCCGATCGCGCCCCGGCTATCTCGCTCGCCAAGGACCCGGAACGCCAGGCTCGCGGTTCGCTGCAGATGTCCTACAGGATCGAGGACGACTACGGCGTCACCGAAGCGCAGGCGCGTTTTGCGGCCCGTCCCGGCGACGCGGCCAAGGGCGCCGCGGAGCCCCGGCCGCTGTTCGGCGCGCCGCAATTTTCGCTGGTGCTGCCGAATGCCCGGACCCGCAACGGCGTCGGCCAGACCGTCAAGGACCTCAGCGAGGATCCCTACGCCGGCGCCGACGTCACCCTGACGCTGACGGCGAAGGACGAGGCCGGCAATGAGGGCAAGAGCGAGCCGTTCAACATGCGGCTTCCGGAGCGGCTGTTCACCAAGCCCTTGGCGCGGGCGCTGATCGAGCAGCGCCGCATTCTGGCGCTCGACGCCAATCAGAACGGGCCGGTCTATGCCGCGCTCGACGCGCTGATGATCGCGCCGCATCTGTTCATGCCCGAAACCGGCCAGTATCTCGGTCTCTACAGCGTGGCGCGGCAGCTCGAGGCCGCCCGCACCGACAATGCACTGCGCGAGGTCGTCGCCAGCCTGTGGGCGCTCGCCGTCACCATCGAGGATGGCAACATCACCGACGTGGACAAGGCATTGCGCGCCGCGCAGGAGGCGCTCAAGCAGGCGCTGGAGCGCGGCGCCAGCGATGAGGAGATCAAGAAGCTCACCGAAAACCTGCGTGCGGCGCTGGATAATTTCATGCGCCAGCTCGCCGAACAGCTGCGCAACAATCCGCAGCAATTGGCGCGGCCGCTCGATCCCAACACCCGGATGCTGAGCCAGCAGGACCTGAAGAACATGATCGATCGTATGGAGCGCCTGTCGCGCTCCGGCGACAAGGAGGCCGCCAAGCAGCTGCTCGAGCAGTTGCAGCAGATGCTGGAGAACCTGCAGATGGCGCAGCCCGGCCAGTCCGGCGACGGCGACATGGAGCAGGCGCTGAACGAGCTCGGCGACATGATCCGCAAGCAGCAGCAGTTGCGCGACAAGACCTACAGGCAGGGCCAGGATTCGCGGCGCGATCGCCAGCGCGGCAGGCAGGGCGATCAGAGCATGGGCGATCTGCAGCAGGATCAAGAAGGCCTGCGCGACCGTCTCAAGAGACTGCAGCAGGAACTGGCCAAGCGCGGCATGGGGCAGGGCCAGCGCGGCGAGAAAGGCCAGCGTGGCGAGCAGGGACAGCAGGGTCAGCAAGGCGAGCAGGGCGACGGCGAGGACGGCCTCGGAGAGGCCGATTCCGCGATGGGCGATGCCAGCGGCAGGCTGGGCGAGGGCAACGCCGATGGTGCGGTGGATTCGCAAGGCAAGGCGCTGGAAGCGCTGCGCAAGGGCGCCCAGAGCCTGGCGGAGTCGATGCAGCAGGGCGAGGGCGACGGACAGAACGACGGCCCGGGCCAGCGCGCAGGAAGGCAGCAGGGCGGCGGCAATCAGCAGGATCCGCTAGGCCGGCCGCTGCACGGCCGCGAATTCGGCGACGATTTCTCGGTGAAGATTCCCGGCGAGATCGATGTGCAGCGGGTGCGCCGGATTCTGGAAGAGCTCCGCCGCCGCCTCGCCGATCCGCAGCGGCCGCAGATCGAACTCGATTACATCGAGCGGCTGCTGAAGGATTATTGA
- a CDS encoding response regulator, which yields MPRVLIADDEESMRTLVARAIAMDGHATVTAEDGAEALEILTREPGAFDLLLTDIQMPVMDGIALALAAARDFPDLTILLMTGFADQRERAHGLNAIVHDVVTKPFSVADIRTAVADALAARKG from the coding sequence ATGCCGCGCGTGCTGATTGCCGACGACGAAGAATCCATGCGCACGCTGGTGGCGCGGGCCATCGCCATGGACGGCCACGCCACCGTCACCGCCGAAGACGGCGCCGAAGCGCTGGAAATCCTCACCCGCGAACCGGGCGCCTTCGATCTCCTGCTTACCGATATCCAGATGCCCGTGATGGACGGCATCGCGCTGGCGCTGGCGGCGGCGCGGGATTTTCCGGACCTGACGATCCTGCTGATGACCGGCTTTGCCGATCAGCGCGAACGCGCCCACGGCCTCAATGCGATCGTGCACGACGTGGTGACGAAACCGTTCTCGGTGGCCGATATCCGCACCGCGGTGGCCGACGCGCTGGCGGCAAGAAAGGGATAG
- a CDS encoding MJ0042-type zinc finger domain-containing protein: protein MPIVCPHCTTSYAIDPANLGAAGRTVRCSRCKEVWLARPEDAVEIAAPAMAQAGRQASNADAAAEWEAMAREDGGSDTPVVDSPSISADWPAEGDASTDWASAARNDAEDAASEQPQRRSWFRKLFARQGAYHAPGKPSISLTTACAAMGALVLALTIWRVDVVRLLPQTAAFYKMVGLEVNLRGLMFKDVKITSETVEGKPVLVIEGVITGEGRKPVDLPRLRFSVRDAQGAEIYAWNAVLEQSVLKPGERAWFKSRLASPPPEGRNIDVRFFNRRDIAGGHA from the coding sequence ATGCCCATCGTTTGCCCTCATTGTACAACGTCCTATGCCATTGATCCGGCTAACCTGGGCGCGGCTGGCCGTACCGTCCGCTGTTCCCGCTGCAAGGAAGTCTGGCTGGCGCGGCCGGAGGACGCGGTCGAGATCGCCGCGCCGGCGATGGCGCAGGCCGGCCGACAGGCCTCGAATGCCGACGCCGCCGCGGAATGGGAAGCGATGGCGCGCGAGGACGGCGGCTCGGACACCCCCGTCGTCGACAGTCCCTCGATATCGGCCGACTGGCCGGCCGAAGGCGACGCGTCGACCGACTGGGCGTCGGCCGCCCGGAACGATGCCGAGGACGCGGCGAGCGAGCAGCCGCAGCGCCGGTCCTGGTTCCGCAAGCTCTTCGCCCGCCAGGGAGCGTATCACGCCCCCGGCAAACCCTCCATCAGCCTCACCACCGCCTGCGCCGCGATGGGCGCGCTGGTGCTGGCGCTGACGATCTGGCGGGTCGACGTGGTGCGGCTGCTGCCGCAGACCGCCGCCTTCTACAAGATGGTCGGCCTCGAGGTAAACCTGCGCGGGCTGATGTTCAAGGACGTCAAGATCACTTCCGAGACCGTGGAAGGCAAGCCCGTGCTGGTGATCGAGGGTGTAATCACCGGCGAAGGGCGCAAGCCGGTCGACCTGCCGCGGCTGCGCTTTTCCGTCCGCGACGCGCAGGGCGCGGAGATCTACGCCTGGAATGCGGTGCTGGAGCAATCCGTGCTGAAGCCGGGCGAACGCGCCTGGTTCAAGTCGCGGCTGGCTTCGCCGCCCCCCGAAGGCCGCAATATCGATGTACGCTTCTTCAACAGGCGGGACATCGCCGGCGGCCATGCGTGA
- the ftsE gene encoding cell division ATP-binding protein FtsE has protein sequence MVRFENVGLRYGLGPEILRDLSFLIPAHSFQFLTGPSGAGKTSLLRLLFLSLRPTRGLVNLFGHDVSLLGKDQIADLRKRIGIVLQDFRLLDHMTTYENVALPFRVMGREESSYRKEVIDLLKWVGLGERMDALPPILSGGEKQRAAIARAVISRPHLLLADEPTGNVDPTLGRRLLRLFIELNKSGTAVIIATHDMALMDQYDARRLVLHQGRLHIYE, from the coding sequence TTGGTTCGGTTCGAAAATGTCGGATTGCGTTACGGGCTTGGCCCGGAGATTCTGCGCGACCTCAGTTTCCTGATCCCCGCCCATTCCTTCCAGTTCCTGACCGGTCCGTCCGGCGCCGGCAAGACCTCGCTGCTGCGGCTTTTGTTCCTGTCGCTGCGGCCGACGCGCGGCCTGGTCAACCTGTTCGGCCACGACGTCTCGCTGCTCGGCAAGGATCAGATCGCGGACTTGCGCAAGCGGATCGGCATCGTGCTGCAGGACTTCCGGCTGCTCGATCACATGACGACCTACGAAAATGTGGCGCTGCCGTTCCGGGTGATGGGCCGCGAGGAATCGAGCTACCGCAAGGAGGTCATCGACCTCCTGAAATGGGTCGGGCTCGGCGAACGGATGGATGCGCTGCCGCCGATCCTGTCCGGCGGCGAGAAGCAGCGCGCGGCGATCGCGCGTGCCGTGATCTCGCGTCCGCACCTGCTGCTGGCGGATGAGCCGACCGGCAATGTCGATCCGACGCTGGGGCGGCGGCTGCTGCGGCTTTTCATCGAACTGAACAAGTCCGGCACCGCTGTCATCATCGCCACCCACGACATGGCGCTGATGGACCAGTATGACGCGCGGCGGCTGGTGCTGCATCAGGGACGGCTGCACATCTATGAGTAG
- a CDS encoding cell division protein FtsX, producing the protein MSRSGDEHGPLVDLGHERPQVPARARNLSPIVPRASIAGRALVAVVAIMTFLASITTGAVLLVSASAAEWQSEVASEITIQVRPAAGRDIERDAAAVAETMRTQPGIVEIKPFTKDESAKLLEPWLGSGLSFDDLPVPRVIVARVKPGTALDLAALRSRVSQVAPTASVDDHRAWIERMRSMTGATVFAGIGILALVIIATIISVSFATRGAMAANRPIVEVLHFVGAGDRYIANRFLRHFLRLGLEGGVIGGGVAMLAFGFSESIAGWFSGTPVGDQFAALLGTFSLRPSGYLVLAVQAVLIAAITAWASRRTLFATLDDID; encoded by the coding sequence ATGAGTAGATCAGGCGACGAGCATGGGCCGCTGGTGGATCTCGGCCACGAGCGTCCGCAGGTGCCGGCACGGGCGCGCAACCTGTCGCCGATCGTGCCGCGCGCCTCGATCGCCGGCCGCGCGCTGGTTGCCGTGGTCGCCATCATGACCTTCCTCGCCTCGATCACGACCGGCGCGGTGCTGCTGGTGAGCGCCTCGGCGGCGGAATGGCAGTCGGAGGTCGCGAGCGAAATCACCATCCAGGTGCGCCCCGCCGCCGGACGCGACATCGAGCGCGATGCGGCGGCGGTGGCCGAGACGATGCGGACGCAGCCCGGCATCGTCGAGATCAAGCCCTTCACCAAGGACGAGTCCGCCAAATTGCTGGAGCCATGGCTCGGCAGCGGATTGTCGTTCGACGATCTGCCGGTGCCGCGCGTCATCGTCGCGCGGGTCAAGCCGGGTACCGCGCTCGATCTGGCGGCGCTGCGCAGCCGGGTGTCGCAGGTGGCGCCGACGGCCAGCGTCGACGATCACCGCGCCTGGATCGAGCGGATGCGCTCGATGACCGGCGCAACCGTGTTCGCCGGCATCGGCATCCTCGCGCTGGTGATCATCGCCACCATCATTTCGGTATCGTTCGCAACCCGCGGCGCGATGGCGGCGAATCGCCCGATCGTCGAGGTCCTGCACTTCGTCGGCGCCGGGGACCGCTATATCGCCAACCGCTTCTTGCGACACTTTCTCAGGTTGGGCCTCGAGGGCGGCGTGATCGGCGGCGGCGTCGCGATGCTGGCCTTCGGCTTCTCCGAATCGATCGCCGGCTGGTTCTCGGGCACCCCCGTCGGCGATCAATTTGCGGCTTTGCTGGGAACGTTTTCGCTGCGCCCGTCGGGCTATCTGGTGCTGGCGGTGCAGGCGGTGCTGATCGCGGCGATCACCGCCTGGGCGTCGCGGCGAACCCTGTTCGCCACGCTCGACGACATCGACTGA
- a CDS encoding YdcF family protein, protein MKPKSADISPAAPIAAPKGWLRATIVASLAVAFVVAAFGFIGFLSQLRGAEVKPDRSADGIVVLTGGSSRVSDAMELLAGGYGKRLLISGVHPTNAASDISRSLPDNHSLLRCCVDLDRSAVNTRSNAAETRRWARERGFKSLIVVTSNYHMPRAIVELSHAMPDIQLIPFAVVGEKWRDEPWWTSGATFRLLLSEYVKYVAAEVRVRLADGGLDLAPEPADQPSRSLAPRRPATAQAN, encoded by the coding sequence ATGAAGCCGAAGTCTGCCGATATCTCGCCAGCTGCGCCGATTGCCGCGCCGAAGGGATGGCTGCGCGCAACGATCGTCGCCTCGCTGGCGGTTGCTTTCGTTGTAGCCGCGTTCGGCTTCATCGGGTTCCTGTCGCAATTGCGCGGCGCCGAGGTGAAGCCCGACCGCAGCGCCGACGGCATCGTCGTGCTCACCGGCGGCTCTTCGCGCGTCTCTGATGCGATGGAATTGCTGGCCGGCGGCTATGGCAAGCGGCTCCTGATTTCCGGCGTGCATCCGACCAACGCCGCGAGCGATATTTCCCGGTCGCTGCCCGACAATCATTCGCTGCTGCGCTGTTGCGTCGATCTCGACCGCTCCGCCGTCAATACCCGCAGCAATGCGGCGGAGACGCGGCGCTGGGCGCGCGAGCGCGGCTTCAAGTCGCTGATCGTGGTGACCTCGAATTACCATATGCCGCGTGCGATCGTCGAATTGTCGCATGCGATGCCCGATATTCAGCTGATCCCCTTCGCGGTGGTCGGCGAGAAATGGCGGGATGAGCCATGGTGGACGAGTGGCGCGACGTTTCGGCTGCTGCTATCGGAGTACGTCAAATACGTCGCCGCGGAGGTGCGGGTGCGTCTGGCCGACGGCGGTCTCGATCTGGCCCCCGAGCCCGCGGACCAGCCGTCCAGGTCCCTCGCCCCGCGCAGGCCGGCGACGGCCCAAGCCAACTGA
- a CDS encoding lysophospholipid acyltransferase family protein — protein MVSIFLRSLVYNVLFYMLLVFWLIVGIPTYLMPRWAIMNIARYWARSSIWLLRVICNTKVEYRGLEKIPKGPLIVTSKHQSMWETFALLQFFEQPLYIHKRELTWIPFFGWYLMKADMIGIDRAAGGRALLDMARRAGEAVRRGRQLIIFPEGTRTAVDAKPHYKTGVAQVYVDCGVTCLPVALNSGLFWPRRTFMRYPGTLVVEFLDPLPPGLTRREFIERVSTVIEAATSRLVEAARAEQAQLFGRVPSPPARD, from the coding sequence ATGGTTTCGATCTTCCTGCGTTCGCTGGTCTACAATGTGCTGTTCTATATGCTGCTGGTGTTCTGGCTGATCGTCGGAATCCCGACCTACCTGATGCCGCGCTGGGCCATCATGAACATCGCCAGATACTGGGCGCGCAGCAGCATCTGGCTGTTGCGCGTGATCTGCAACACCAAGGTGGAATATCGCGGGCTCGAGAAGATCCCGAAGGGGCCGCTGATCGTGACCTCGAAGCATCAGTCGATGTGGGAAACCTTCGCGCTGCTGCAGTTCTTCGAGCAGCCGCTCTACATCCACAAGCGCGAACTGACGTGGATTCCGTTCTTCGGCTGGTACCTGATGAAGGCGGACATGATCGGGATCGACCGGGCCGCCGGCGGACGCGCGCTGCTGGATATGGCGCGCCGCGCCGGCGAGGCGGTGCGGCGCGGCCGCCAGTTGATCATCTTTCCCGAGGGCACCCGAACCGCGGTCGACGCGAAGCCGCATTACAAGACCGGCGTCGCCCAGGTCTATGTCGATTGCGGCGTGACCTGCCTGCCGGTTGCGCTCAATTCGGGACTGTTCTGGCCGCGCCGCACCTTCATGCGCTATCCGGGCACGCTGGTGGTCGAGTTTCTCGATCCCTTGCCGCCGGGCCTGACGCGCCGCGAATTCATCGAGCGTGTCTCGACCGTGATCGAGGCCGCCACCAGCCGGCTGGTCGAGGCCGCGCGGGCTGAGCAGGCGCAGTTGTTCGGCCGTGTGCCGTCACCGCCGGCCAGGGATTAG
- a CDS encoding gamma-glutamylcyclotransferase, translating into MSVEIVSEAVLSKGDLWVFGYGSLMWRPGFEFIEQVPARLIGEHRALCVYSFDHRGTPEKPGLVLGLDRGGACRGVAFRVAARQRGDTIDYLRGREQTTHVYREVMRSVWLEDDARQRVSALAYVVDRGHVQYAGRLSLTEQLHYVQQGHGRSGNNRDYVLATVKSIEAQGFRDAQLHQLAAMLHGDAHSLHPPLEGKKEA; encoded by the coding sequence ATGTCAGTTGAAATCGTTTCCGAAGCGGTATTATCCAAAGGCGACCTGTGGGTGTTCGGCTACGGCTCGCTGATGTGGCGGCCGGGCTTCGAATTCATCGAGCAGGTCCCCGCGAGGCTGATCGGCGAGCACCGCGCGCTCTGCGTGTATTCCTTCGACCATCGCGGAACGCCGGAGAAACCCGGCCTCGTGCTCGGGCTCGACCGCGGCGGCGCCTGCCGCGGCGTCGCGTTCCGGGTCGCGGCCAGGCAGCGCGGCGACACCATCGACTATCTGCGCGGCCGGGAGCAGACCACCCACGTCTATCGCGAGGTAATGCGTTCGGTCTGGCTCGAGGACGATGCCCGGCAACGGGTCAGCGCGCTGGCGTACGTGGTCGACCGCGGCCATGTGCAATATGCCGGACGGCTCTCGCTCACCGAACAACTGCACTACGTGCAGCAGGGTCACGGCCGCTCCGGCAACAATCGCGACTACGTGCTGGCCACCGTGAAGTCGATCGAGGCGCAAGGTTTTCGCGACGCGCAATTGCACCAGCTCGCCGCGATGCTGCATGGAGATGCACATTCACTTCACCCTCCCCTGGAGGGTAAGAAAGAAGCCTAA